A stretch of Triticum aestivum cultivar Chinese Spring chromosome 1D, IWGSC CS RefSeq v2.1, whole genome shotgun sequence DNA encodes these proteins:
- the LOC123182632 gene encoding O-methyltransferase ZRP4, whose amino-acid sequence MAPTREQHILDQGLLDAQLELWHHTFSYVKSMALKSALDLGIADAIHRQGGAATLSQIAATATLHPTKISCLRRLMRVLLVSGIFSVDHPRDDGVEGEAVYALTPASRLLVCSASVNMVHITKMLLHTNLVSPFSDLGTWFQHELPEPDLFKLKHGKTFWELADHDPAYNALVNDGMVSDSSFLMDIAIRECGAVFQGIGSLVDVAGGHGGAAQAISNAFPDVKCSVMDLAHVVAKAPSGSDVEYIAGDMFESIPPADAVFLKWVMHDWSDEDCIKILKNCKKAIAPKDAGGKVIIVDIVVGAGPQDPKHKETQVMFDLFIMFINGVERDEQEWKKIIFEAGFNDYKITPILGVRSIIEVYP is encoded by the exons ATGGCGCCTACCCGGGAGCAGCACATCCTCGACCAGGGCTTGCTGGATGCCCAGCTCGAGCTTTGGCACCACACCTTCAGCTACGTCAAGTCCATGGCGCTCAAGTCTGCCCTGGACCTCGGCATTGCGGACGCCATCCACCGCCAAGGCGGCGCCGCTACCCTCTCCCAGATTGCCGCCACGGCCACGCTCCACCCGACCAAGATCTCCTGCCTGCGCCGCCTCATGCGTGTGCTCCTCGTCTCCGGCATCTTCAGCGTCGACCACCCCAGGGACGACGGCGTTGAGGGCGAGGCCGTCTACGCGCTGACCCCGGCGTCCCGTCTCCTCGTCTGCTCGGCCTCGGTGAACATGGTCCACATCACGAAGATGCTCCTCCACACCAACCTCGTCTCCCCGTTCTCCGACCTCGGGACTTGGTTCCAGCACGAGCTGCCGGAGCCGGACCTCTTCAAGCTGAAGCACGGCAAGACCTTCTGGGAGCTGGCCGACCACGACCCGGCGTACAACGCACTCGTCAACGACGGCATGGTCTCCGACAGCAGCTTCCTCATGGACATCGCCATCAGGGAGTGCGGCGCCGTCTTCCAGGGGATAGGCTCCCTGGTCGACGTCGCCGGGGGGCACGGTGGAGCGGCACAAGCCATCTCGAATGCGTTCCCGGACGTGAAGTGTAGCGTGATGGACCTCGCCCACGTCGTCGCCAAGGCTCCGAGCGGTAGCGACGTGGAGTACATCGCCGGCGACATGTTTGAGAGCATTCCACCGGCCGATGCTGTCTTCCTCAAG TGGGTCATGCATGATTGGAGTGACGAGGACTGCATCAAGATACTAAAAAATTGCAAGAAAGCCATCGCGCCAAAAGATGCAGGAGGGAAGGTGATAATTGTCGACATAGTGGTTGGTGCAGGACCGCAGGACCCGAAGCACAAAGAGACAcaagtcatgtttgaccttttcaTCATGTTCATCAACGGCGTCGAGCGAGATGAGCAGGAGTGGAAGAAGATAATCTTCGAGGCTGGATTCAACGACTACAAAATCACGCCCATTCTAGGTGTGAGATCGATCATCGAGGTTTACCCATGA